A single region of the Vicia villosa cultivar HV-30 ecotype Madison, WI linkage group LG4, Vvil1.0, whole genome shotgun sequence genome encodes:
- the LOC131595821 gene encoding pre-mRNA-processing factor 19 homolog 2-like: MNCSISGEVPEEPVVSKSSGLLFEKRLIERHIQDYGKCPVTGEPLTLDDIVSINTGKIVKPRPVQAASIPGMLGMFQNEWDGLMLSNFALEQQLHTARQELSHALYQHDAACRVIARITKERDEARSILAQAEQQFPISTPNAATANAPVHSNGKRAADDEELAPNAKKLHPGISSSIITELTDCNAALSQQRKKRQIPATLAPIDALETYTQISSHPFHKTSKQGIISLDILHSKDLIATGGFDSNAVIFDRPSGQILATLSGHSKKVTSVKFVGQGESVITGSADKTVRLWQGSDDGNYNCRQILRDHSDEVKAVTVHATNNYFVTASLDGTWCFYELSSGTCLTQVSDSSQGYTSAAFHPDGLILGTGTTDSLVKIWDVKSQANVAKFDGHVGDVTAISFSENGYYLATAARDGVKLWDLRKLKNFRNFAPYDADTPTNSVEFDHSGSYLAVAGSDVRIYQVANVKSEWSLIKTFPDLSGTGTSTCVKFGPDSKYLAVASLDRNLRIFGQPDESIPADS; the protein is encoded by the exons ATGAACTGCTCCA TTTCCGGCGAGGTTCCGGAAGAGCCTGTGGTGTCCAAAAGCTCCGGTCTTCTGTTCGAGAAGAGATTAATCGAGAGACACATACAG GATTATGGGAAGTGTCCAGTTACCGGAGAGCCACTTACTCTGGACGACATTGTATCGATCAATACAGGCAAG ATAGTGAAGCCCAGACCAGTGCAAGCAGCTAGCATCCCTGGCATGCTCGGAATGTTCCAAAAT gaaTGGGATGGGTTGATGCTATCTAACTTTGCACTGGAGCAACAATTACATACAGCAAggcaagagctaagtcatgctctATATCAG CATGATGCTGCTTGCCGCGTGATTGCAAGAATTACTAAAGAACGAGACGAAGCTAGGTCTATACTTGCACAGGCAGAACAACAGTTCCCTATTTCTACACCAAATGCTGCGACAGCGAATGCCCCTGTTCACAGCAATGGGAAAAGAG CTGCTGATGATGAGGAACTGGCACCTAATGCAAAGAAATTACATCCTGGGATATCTTCAAGCATAATTACTGAGCTAACGGACTGCAATGCTGCTCTTTCACAGCAGAGGAAAAAGAGACAg ATTCCTGCGACCTTGGCTCCTATTGATGCTCTAGAGACGTATACCCAGATATCGAGTCACCCCTttcacaaaactagcaaacaaggcATTATATCTCTTGATATCCTTCATTCTAAG GACTTAATTGCAACTGGAGGTTTTGATTCAAATGCTGTTATTTTTGACCGTCCATCAGGACAAATATTGGCTACCCTCAGCGGCCACTCTAAAAAG GTTACCAGTGTGAAGTTTGTAGGTCAGGGAGAATCCGTAATAACTGGTTCAGCAGATAAG ACAGTTCGATTGTGGCAAGGATCAGATGATGGTAACTATAACTGCAGACAGATATTGAGGGATCATTCGGATGAG GTTAAAGCCGTCACCGTCCATGCCACCAATAATTACTTTGTGACTGCATCACTTGACGGCACTTGGTGCTTTTATGAACTGTCTTCAGGCACTTGTCTGACTCAG GTTTCGGACTCTTCTCAAGGCTACACATCTGCAGCTTTTCATCCTGATGGTCTTATTCTTGGAACAGGCACTACAGATTCTCTTGTTAAGATCTGGGATGTAAAAAGTCAG GCAAATGTTGCCAAGTTTGATGGACATGTGGGGGATGTAACTGCAATATCATTTTCTGAGAATGGATACTACCTTGCG ACTGCAGCTCGCGATGGTGTAAAGCTTTGGGATCTACGTAAATTGAAAAATTTCAGGAATTTCGCTCCATATGACGCAGACACTCCAACGAACTCTG TGGAGTTTGACCACAGCGGGTCCTACCTTGCAGTTGCTGGCTCTGATGTAAG GATATACCAAGTTGCAAATGTGAAATCTGAATGGAGCTTGATCAAAACTTTTCCTGATTTATCAGGAACAG GGACATCCACTTGTGTAAAATTTGGTCCAGATTCGAAATACTTGGCAGTTGCATCATTGGATCGGAATCTTCGAATATTTGGCCAACCTGATGAAAGTATTCCTGCGGATTCATAA